A window of Mangifera indica cultivar Alphonso chromosome 13, CATAS_Mindica_2.1, whole genome shotgun sequence contains these coding sequences:
- the LOC123194050 gene encoding tRNA (adenine(37)-N6)-methyltransferase: MTSKTHSKRLILVAVVAVSASTAISVFIWRKIKGLERSLNSALQKCAAERQGRIRAQQALREALAQPHSENVEHTSYPMASIGVVHSCFSTRNGTPRQPLIVPLARACLVFDASRVPPASLEGLGEYSHCWIIYVFHLNTDLEKLWKHPSKSKFKAKVRVPRLKGERMGVFATRSPHRPCPIGLTVAKVEAVQGNMVLLSGVDLVDGTPILDVKPYLPYCDSIHRATVPEWVKVDNILAIASISFSEGFFSTLVDCWDIIENKSLYASPDEFQSLIKEVLSWDIRSVSQRNRPHESLIKMGNGNALGNTSDLDDDQDEEQVPIPSECIIYHLILEGVDVSYRIDFNDNVIVEKAKISSEFSSSNRNRCNYLMWREQLN; this comes from the exons ATGACCTCCAAAACCCACTCCAAACGCTTAATCTTGGTAGCAGTCGTAGCAGTCTCTGCTTCCACTGCCATCTCTG TTTTTATATGGAGAAAGATTAAAGGGTTAGAGAGATCTTTGAACTCTGCTTTACAAAAATGTGCTGCAGAGAGACAAGGTCGTATCAGAGCTCAACAG GCTTTGAGGGAAGCTTTAGCACAACCCCACTCTGAAAATGTAGAACATACGTCTTATCCCATGGCTTCTATTGGTGTAGTTCATTCTTGCTTCTCTACGAG AAATGGGACACCAAGGCAACCTTTAATTGTTCCTCTTGCTAGGGCTTGTTTGGTGTTTGATGCATCTCGTGTTCCTCCAGCTTCCCTTGAGGGTCTTGGAGAATATTCTCATTGCTGGATTATATATGTGTTCCATTTAAATACAGATCTGGAGAAATTATGGAAGCatccatcaaaatcaaaatttaaggcTAAG GTGAGAGTACCAAGATTAAAAGGTGAAAGGATGGGAGTCTTTGCTACACGTTCTCCACATCGGCCATGCCCTATTGGCCTCACTGTTGCAAAG GTGGAGGCAGTGCAAGGAAATATGGTTCTGTTATCTGGTGTGGATCTGGTTGATGGGACG CCTATACTGGATGTCAAACCATATCTTCCATACTGTGACAGCATTCACAGAGCAACAGTGCCAGAGTGGGTAAAG GTGGACAATATTTTAGCCATTGCTTCTATCAGCTTCTCTGAGGGATTCTTTTCTACACTTGTTGATTGTTGGGACATTATT GAAAATAAGTCACTCTATGCATCACCTGATGAGTTTCAGAGCTTAATCAAAGAGGTACTTTCATGGGATATCAGATCAGTTTCCCAGCGAAATCGGCCTCATGAATCCCTTATTAAGATGGGAAATGGCAATGCTTTAGGCAATACTTCAGATTTGGATGACGATCAAGATGAAGAGCAAGTTCCTATTCCTTCTGAGTGCATAATTTACCATCTGATCTTGGAAGGAGTGGATGTCTCATATAGAATTGACTTCAACGACAATGTCATTGTCGAAAAAGCAAAAATTTCATCTGAATTCTCTAGTAGTAATAGAAATCGTTGCAACTACTTAATGTGGAGAGAGCAACTAAATTGA